The Candidatus Glassbacteria bacterium sequence CAGGTTGATGGCACGAGTCGAGGGGGGCTCGCAGATGGATGATGAACGGGCGGCGCGGAAAAATTATCTTTTCCCGGCGGTTTTTGTCTGTCTTACAGCGTTGAGTGCAGGATGCGCCAGTTCGGGAAAAGAACCGGCGGAGGGCGAGATGTCAGGCGCGAATGAGAATGTGTCCTTTATGACCGTGGCAGAACTGATGCAGGAACCCAAACTAGACGCGCACGCTCATTTCATGGCCCTGGCAGTGGAAGATGAAGAGAAGTTCATTGCCAAGCTGAATGAACACAACATGCAGTGGCTCTCGCTCTGCACCGTGGGTACAAACTGGTTCGATCTTCGCCAACAGATCGGACTGGCTGAAAGATTACATTCACGTTATGCAAACCGCGTTGAGTGGGCCGTTTCTTTCAATCTCGAGAACTGGAACTCACCGGATTGGGAGAAACAGGCAATCAAGACAATCGACGAGGGAATTGAGCACGGAGCCGTTGCGGTCAAAGTCTGGAAAGAGTTCGGTATGGTGCTTAAAGACCCTGAGGGCGGCTACGTGATGATCGACGACCCGCGGCTGGACCCGGTACTCGACTATATCCGCTCCAAGGGGTTGACTCTGACCGCCCATATCGGTGAGCCGTACAATTGCTGGCAACCGCTGGAGTCGATGTCGAACCAGCGGTCTCGGGATTATTATGGCGAGAACCCCAGGTATCACGGCTACATTCATCCCGAAATCCCCGGCTATTGGGAACAAATCGCATCCAGGGACAGGATGCTCGAAAAACATCCGGACTTGAGGGTGGTTGGCGCTCATCTCGGCAGCCTGGAATGGGATTTGAATGAGTTGTCCTTGAGGTTGGACAGATACCCCAATTTTGCTGTTGATCTGGCGGAGAGAATTTATAATTTGCAGGAGCATGGGCGGGAAAAGGTTCGCGATTTCATGATAAAATACCAGGACCGCCTTCTTTACGGGACAGACCTTGTATCCGGTTGGGGTGAAAACGGTGTGGATGGAGACCTCGGAAAACTCGACAATACCTATCTCTCGGACTATCGCTATTTTGCCTCGGATGAGGAGATCGGTGTTCCCTGGATCAGCGAATCCTCCAGAGTTCAGGGGCTTAAGCTGCCGGCTGCTGTTCTGAAAAAGGTATTTTACCGCAACGCAAAAACATGGTACCCGGGTATCTGAGGAAACCCGGTGCAATCCGGACAAAAGACTTTTCTTCTTTCATGTGTTTCAGTCTCTGCATACCGCCCCGCCGAAAGAAATCCGGGATTAGCACATTAAGGGGATGAACGGTAATAAAAAAGGCCTGCTAGCCATTAGCAGCCCCTATCTCTTTATATCGCGGAACTGACGGAACTATTTATAAAAATTCCCCGCAGGTATGCCGGACGCCCTGATTGAGCAGATTCAGGTTGTGGAGGCTTACTTTCATCAGCTGTTTCCGGACTCGTTTTCGTGGGGGCAGATCAATGCTTTCCTTTCCCATCAACAAAAAGAATTCCCAGATACTTGCAAATTTCTTTTTGAAACACTATGTTTAATCAGGTGCGGGGGTAGTTGTGGAAGAAGTTTTTTTGTGCTGTACCCGCACTTGGCCCGGCAAATTCCAGAAAAATGGAATTGCCGGGTCTTTTTTTTCAGTTGATTGACTTCAAGCATGACAAAAGCCATAATCAAGTAGATGCAAAATCTTCAACCTGGAGGTTTGCAATGGCTAAGTTCAAAGATTTCCAACACGGTCCGCTTAACATGCGGCACGGAGAAAAAGTATCCCACATTCGGCCGGCGAACTGGAACCATGAAATCCTGGATTCCAAATATTGTCCAAAACCCTCGTCTGCCAAAGCTTTTCCCAACACAGAAAATCACCTCCACTTCCACAGCGACGAGCAATCTGATAGCCTGGCTCGCATTTTGAGTAAAAAAACTTCTCTGCTTAGCATCCTGGGCTCTTGGCTGAAGGCCTCCTGCTCTCATTTCTATCGCGAATAAAGAAATTCCTGAAAAATTGACTCTCCCCGCGGCAAGCCACGGGGCATTATGCCAATTTCCTGGCACTTTGTGCCAGCGGAATTTCTAAATGCAATAAACCAAATGCGGTAAGCCCGGAGCAAGCTCCGAGGAATTCTTTTCGATTAAATCTCGGCCACTGCATCAGAAATGGAGTGAGAAAATGAAGAGTTCAGGCTTGATTGTTTGCCTGGTATTGGTTTTACTCTTAGCGGCCGGCAGCGGGACTTTCCTCTTTGCCCGGTCAGGGAAGACCGCCAGGATTGCAGTTACCCAGCCCAGGAATATTGAATGGCAGGATCCGTTTTCCAGTGAATATGACCCGGCCAGGATCCGCCCGCAATGCCAGGAGAACCTTGAAAACAATTTCCGTCTCTTCGAGCGTGCCGGCGAGCTGGGGGCTGATCTGGTCTGCGGCCCGGAAGACATTCAACATATCGGCCCCTACCTGCTTTATCTCGAGACTACGGACCCGGAGACTGGAGAATTGCTTTTCACCTCTCTGGCCGAGCCGATCCCCGGCCCGATAAGCCGGCGCGTTTCGGAAATCGCCCATAAATACCGGATGTATATAATCGCACCGATGTTCGAACGGGAAGGCGAGAAAGTATACAACACGGCGCTGGTCGTGGATCGTAACGGCGAGATAATCGGCAAGCACAGAAAAACTCACCTTCCGGTCATGGAAACCTGGGTGGTCAGCCGAGGGGATGAATACAAGGTTTTTACCACCGACTTCGCAAAAATAGCGATCGCCACCTGCTATGAGGTGACCTATCCGGAAATCTGTGCGCTTTATGCCTTAAAAGGAGCGGAGTTGATTTTCAATCCCACCGGCGGTAAAGAGAACGATGGCCCTCTGGCCACCGCCCATCGCTACCTGACCCGGGCCAAGGACAACTCGGTTTACCTGGCCCCGGTTGCTTACGGCGAGGACGGCAGCGGAATTATCGATTTCAACAGCAAGGTGGTGGCCGAGGCGGTGGGGGTTACAGATACGGTCATCATGGCTGAAATAGACTTCTCCCGGGACCGGACAAATTCCAGCGAATGGTGGCGGAATATCAACGGCACTGACAATATTCGGGCAATGAGGCTGCTTCTCAGAAGGCCCGAAACATACAAGCTCCTGACAGAGCCGAATCCTCTCCTGCTGGAACGCTACCCGGACGTGCGTCTTACCACCGGTGACCGCAAGAGACAACTGAAGGCGTTAAAAGCGGTCGACTATAGCCCGAAAGGAGATACCAGGCGATAACTTGTCTTCCATCTTTCAGCCTGATGAGCCGGCAGGGAAGCTTCCTCCCTCCTCAGGTTGCGCGGGTCGAACTTTTCATCCGTCCCTCGAGTCCGAATAATTCCAACCAGCGTTTCGGTCTTTACCGCTGGCACGTGCTGGACCCGGTCCGGTTCGAGAAAGACCTCAAGGTGACTATCCAGGCCCTGGGCTGGCGCAGCGGAGGCCGTTACCTGCCGCTGCAGGACGATATCGCCTCGGTGGCCTACTGGTACCAGCGCGAGCCGCACGCCGGATTTCCGAAGCTGCCGGACAAGGATTATCTGGAAGTACGCTGAGAGTACAGCATTGCACAGGGATAATAAACGCGGGGGCTGGTTTCAAACCAGCCCCCGCGTTGTTTTGCGCGATGAAATGAAACCGGCTGATAGTGCAGAGGCTCCCGTGTTAATTCAACCTGGCGGGGAGGAACACGCTGAAAGACAAGCCGGACAATGGAATGAATGATAATACGATTGCAATCAGGGCGGATACGTTCTATTTTGAGCAATCCGGTTTGGCGCGGCTGGGGCGCGGCTGACATTCGCTGATACGCGCGCAATATCGCTAACCCGGAAAAAAATGTAACCAGATGCCTGTCCGTGGTGTATAAGAATAAAGAGTGCTGGCAATAACACCTGCGAACGAATAGATATTTCAAGCTTGTTTCCTGACTGGTTTTTCTGGTCCGAACGCTGCTGCACAAAGCTGATTCAAATAAATATCTTTTTCACGGTCTGGAAAAGTGCAGATTTCAGCTCTTAAAAACATGGCTTCATCTGGAATCCTCGCGATTCTTCCAGTCATACTTCCGGCCGTTTTCGCCGGCTGCGGCTCAGCCGCCGGCGGTGCGGCTCCTTTGACCTTTCTGGTCACCCGGCAGGACCTGGTCTCATCGATCACCGCCGAGGGAATTGTGGAAGCTCAGCGACAACTTCCCCTGCAAGCGCCCCGTCTTAGGGAGACACTTCCTCAACTGTCCTTCCTGTCGCCCGAATTTTCCTACGTCCGGAAAGGTGATGTGGCCATGAGGTTCAACGATGAAGAGATCCGCGTCAAGCTGGAACAGGCTGAGCGCAACCTTGAAACCGTCCGTTCCGATCTGGCCAAGCTTGACGCGGAGCAGGAGAGCCGGATCGCCCAGCTCGAGGCGCAGGTCAGGCGTGCGGAGGCTTCGATGCAATCCTCACGGCTCAAGCTGGCCGAGCTGGAGTTCGTGGCCCCGCGCGAACGCGAAATCAGGGAGCTGCAAATCCGCAAATCAGGAATCGAGGCCGCCAAGAGCCGCAAGAAGCTGGATTCTATCAGTCAAGTGCACAAGAAAGAACGCTCACAGTTCCTGCTGCGGATCAAGCAGGAGCAAAGCAAGGTCGGGACAGAGCGGTCAAACATGGAGCAATTGGTACTGGAGGCGCCGGTTGACGGCTATGTTCTATACCACTGGAACTTTTTAACCCGAGAATTCTTCAAACCAGGAGACCCCGCTATCCCCGGGGGGGCGGTGGTCTCTATTGCCGATATTTCCACCGTGCAGATAAAACTGCAGTTGAGCGAAACGGAAGTCCAGCGGATGGCCGCCGGCCAGGTTGCGGAAATCACTATCGAGTCGCTGGGAGGGCTTAAACTCAGCGGCAGGGTGATCCAGGTGGCCCAGGTGGCCAAGCCTGTCAGAAGAAATTCGGCTGTGAAAAAGGTGGAAGTGGTGGTGGCGATCGACACTACCGCCCCGGGCCTGGTGCCGGGCTTGTCGGCGAGTTGCACTGTGATAAAGGAGCATGTAGAGGACGCGGTTGTAGTACCGCTGGAAACGGTATTCGACCGGGACAGCGCCAAAGTGGTCTACGCCTTCTCCGGCGGAGAGTTTAGCGTGCGGCAGGTGGAGCTGGGAGCAAAGAGCGCGGATTTCGCGGTTGTCCTTGAGGGCCTGGACGGCGGCGAGCAACTGGCCCTTCGCGAGCCGGACCGTTCGTTGATCGCCGGCGATTAGCAACTACAGGGAAGCGGATTATATGAAAGTAGCGGAGTTGAAAGCGGTCAAACATTTGCTGGTGTATTCAGCGGCGACTGTTCCGCTGGCGCTCAGCCTCTCCTGCGGCAGTCCGCTGGGCAGTACGGTTCCGGTTTACACAGTGGCGCGCGGGAACTTCCAGAACACCCTTACTGTCACCGGCGACCTCAAGGCCGTCAATTCGCAGGTGATTTCCGCGCCGGCGCTGAGCTGGTCGATGGGAATGCCTAAAATCGCCACGCTGGTGGACGACGGGAAGAAAGTGGAAAAAGGCGAACTGCTGGCCCAGTTCGACCCCTCCGAAGTTGAAAAGACGCTGACCGATGCGCAGAACGAGTTGGATATCGCCCTGGCCGAGTTGGCCAAAACCGAGCTCAATCACAGTTCTGAAATTGAAGACCTGGAGTCCGACCTTCAGGTAGCCGAGATCGACTTGCGTATCTCCAGGCTGAAGCTCGAGCAGTCATCGTTCGAGGCTGAAATTGACCGCAAGCAGATCGAGCTCAATGTGGAAAATGCGGAAATCCAGGTCGAGCAGGCGCGCAGGGAAATTGAGAACAAGAAGAAGGTCCAGCATGAGGACCGGAGCAAGCTGAAGCTTAAAGTCAACCAGGCCCGCAGCAAACTCGAGCAGGCGCGGGAAACCCTCGAGAGCTTGACTGTCCTGGCTCCCTCGCCGGGAATCGCGATCCTGCGCGAAAACCGGCAGACCGGCGAAAAAGTTCAGGTCAACGACCAGGTATATCCGGGCTGGCCCCTGATTGGCCTGCCGGACTTATCTCTGCTCAAGGCCGATGCAAAAGTCAACGAGATCGATATCTCCCGCGTGGAAATCGGCCAGCGGGTCAGGATCAGGCTCGACGCCTACCCGGACACCGTATTCACCGGCAACGTCAAGGAGATTGCCACCCTGGCCACGAGAAAGGACCGGGGCTCATCGTCGGTGATGGTGTTCGAAACCACGATTTACCTCGATGGCGAAGACGAGCGCCTGCTGCCCGGCATGACTGTCAGCTGCGAAATCCTGATTGACGAAATTCCGGATACCTTGTTTATCCCGCTGGAGGCCTTGTTTTTCAGGGACGGTGAGCGGATTGTCTATGTCCGCAACGGCGCGGGGTTCGACGAGCGTAACATTAAAATCGGCACCGAAAGCGAGAACTACGCGGTCGTTGTCGAGGGGCTGGAGGAGGGAGAGAGCGTGGCCCTGATCGACCCGACAGTCTCCGCGGAGGAAGAGGAAGACAGCGGCGGTAACGGTGAAGAGGAGCAATGATGAAGCATGCCGGCGGTAAAATCATCTTGATTGCGGCTCTGACTGCGCTCATCTCCTGCGGCGCAGCGGAGCGGGACGAGAGAGATTCCGGCCCCGGGGCCGTGTCCCTGTTCACCGAAACCGGACACCTTCAGGCGGTCAGCAGTACCGGGATCGTGATGCCCTGGTACAACTGGTCGTACGGCCAGCCGCAGATAACATTCCTCGAGACAGAAGGCACTATCGTAGACAGGGGAGACGTTGTGGCGGAGCTCGATAAATCCGGCGCGCTGAAAGCTCTGGAAAACGCCGAGGCGGAACTGGAGATTGCCCTCGCCGACCTGAGCAGTATGAAAATGAACCAGGCCACGGCATTGGAAAAGCTCAACGCCGAACTCAGGCAGCGCCTCTCCCGGCATCGTCAGGCCCGGATCGACACCCAGCGCGTGGCCTACGAATCCGAGTCGAAAAAAAATATCGAGCTGCTCGAGCTGGAGAACGCGGAAATCGAAATGCAAAAGGCCGGACGCAAGATTGAATCGACAAAACTGGTGCAGGTGCAGGAGCTCAAGATCCAGCTCGCCAAAATCGAGCAGACACGCTCCGTCATTACCACCGCGGAACGAGCGATCAAAAATTTCACGCTCACCGCTCCGGCTCCCGGAATGGTGGTTTACAGTATCATCCGTCAGGACCGTGAGCGCCGCAAAGTGCAGGTCGGCGACAAGCTTCATAGAGGCCGGCCGATTGTCCAGTTGCCGGACATGTCGCAGATGAAAGCCGAGACCGCGGTTAACGAAACCGATATCAGCAAGATCGAGACGGGCCAGAAGGTGCTGGTCCGCCTGGACGCCTATCCGCGCAAGGTGTTCGATGGGGTGATTACCTCGATCAGCTACACCTGCCACCGCAAAAACCGCAATTCGAGTATCAAGGTCTTCGATGTCGTGGTGCTGGTGGACGGTACGGACCGGATTCTGAAACCCGGTATGACTGTCAGTTGCGAATTCCTGTCGACGGCGGAAACGGTAACCGCCAATCCCTGATTCACTTTCCCGGAGTCAAGCGGCAGCATGGAACTGCGTGACTATCTCAAGATGGGTCTCGAGGGCCTGTCCTACCACAAAATCCGCTCCCTGCTGACCATGCTGGGGATTATCCTCGGCGTGGCCTCGGTAATCGCCATGCTCTCGATCGGCGAGGGCGCCAAGCGGGAGGCCCTGGCCAAGTTCGAGGTGCTGGGGGTCAACAACATTATCGTCCGGGAAAAAAGGCTCAGCGATCAGGAACTCGAAGAAGCGAGGGCCAAGTTCTCGGCGGGGCTGTCGCTGGCCGACGCCGGGGCGATCGGAGAGATAGTGTCGACTGTCGAGCGGATCGCCCCCCAGGCCGAACTCGAGGTCGAGGCGAAATTCGAGGACAAATCGGTCAAGTCCGTGCTGGTGGGCGCAACACCGGATCTGTTCAGGATTCTCAATTACGACCTCAGCGCCGGCGTAGCGCTGAGCCGGGAGCAGTGCGACCGCGCGGCCAAGGTCTGCCTGCTGGGCAGCGAGGTGGCCCGCGACCTGTTCCCGTCAGTTGAACCGCTCGGACGGCAGGTAAAAATCAACGACCAGTGGTTCGAGGTCTCCGGTGTGATCGGCAACCGCTCGCTCTACACCGAAACAGTGGGCGAACTGGCCGCCCGCAACCTGAACCAGGATATCTATATCCCGCTCTCGGCGTTCCTGATGAGGTTCGACAAGGAGGAAAACCTGGCCAGCGAAATCGACCAGCTGACACTCAAGGTGGCCGATTCGGACGACCTGGTGGAGACCGGCGCGGTGATCCGGCGGATATTGGAGCGGCGGCACCATAACAACAAGGATTTCGATATCGTGATCCCGTTCGAGCTGCTCAAGCAGGAGGAGAAGGAGCGCCGGATCTACAACATCGTGCTGGGTTCGATCGCGGCGATCTCCCTGCTGGTGGGCGGGATCGGAATCATGAACATCATGCTCGCCTCGGTGCTTGAGCGGACGCGCGAAATCGGTATCCGGCGGGCGCTGGGGGCCAAGCGGCATGATATCCAGATCCAGTTTCTGCTCGAATCGGTGGGTCTGAGCCTGGTGGGCGGACTGATCGGGATCGCCCTGGGGATTATCCTCTCGGTGATCGTGGGCAATATCGGGGATTTCAGCTCGATTGTCTCTCCTCTCCACGTCCTGCTGGCCTTCGTGGTCTCCGGCGGCGTGGGCGTGGCCTCGGGCACCGTGCCGGCCAGGCGGGCGGCGAGTATCGACCCCATCGAGGCCTTGCGCTACGAGTAGTTCAGTCTCTCCAGACCATCAGTCGCTTAATGAGTTACCCATAATCAGCTATAGTATTGAGAGGTTAGCATGAACCTGAAAATGCGTATCGCCGGGCTGATTCTCTGCTTAACGCCAGCGACCGCTCAGTTGGCTGCCCAGCTGGAACCGGTGGACCTGACAGTTGACGATGCAATCGAGCTGGCCCTGGAGCGAGGTTACCGCGCCAGGGTGGAGCGGCTGAACCTGATCCGGGCCGAGCAGCTGGTTAAAGCGTCCAAAGGACGGTTCCGCACCCAGATCACGATGCAGCTCAACGCACCCGATTTTCAGGAGAGCGTCCAGCCGTTCCGGATCCCGAACGAGGTCCCCTATTACAACACCACCGGCAGGCTGAGATGGCAGAGCAGACTGACGATCACCCAGCCGCTGCCCACCGACGGCAGGATCAGTCTCAACTCCAATCTCTACCAAACCCGCGAATCGGTCTTCCGCGACCAGTTGAACACCACCGATAAGGACAAGCGCTTCTATACCTCGCTCCGTCTCGAACTGCGCCAGCCCCTGTTCGTACCCAACACGCTCAAACTGGGTCTCGAGCGGGCGAATCTTCAGCACGAGCTGGCCCAACGGGATTTTACCCGCACCGAGCTGGACGTTGTCTACCAGGTGACCGAATCCTTCTTCAACCTTTACCGCACCAAACGCGAACTGGAGATCGCCAGGGAGGAAGTGGAGCAGCAGCAGGAGTCATATAACCTGGCCCAGCGCAAGTTTGAAGCCGGCCTGATCCCCGAGGTCGATGCCCTGCAGATGGAGGTCGACCTGGCCCAGAGCCGCAACAATATGCTGAGCGCCGAGGGGAGTCTTTCGCAGCAGGAGGACCTGTTCAAGCTCACTGTCGGGCTGCCGCTGGAGGAGCGTGTCGACGTAACCACCGAGTTGCGGATCAGGCGGTTCGAGGTGGATCAACGCCAAGCGGTCGAGCATGGCCTGGCTTACCGCTCCGAGATCCGCGAACGGGAAATCAACCGCCGGCTGGCCGAAATCACCCTGGAGCAAACCGACGCACAATCGGCGATCAGCGGCGTAATCAGCGCCTACTACGACCTGACCGGCGTCAGCGACCCGCTGCTGGACTACGGCAGCAGCGTATCGCGTCTGTTCCGCTCCAGTATCGAGGACCTCAAGCAGCGGCCGAAAAACAGGGGGGTCACGTTCACGCTCTCCCTGCCGATCTGGGATTCCGGGGTCAACAGGGCCGAGGTGGCCGAGGCCCGCGCCACCCTGCAGGTGACTGGCTTGAGCGAAGAGGAGGAGCGACGCAGGGTAACCCGCGAGATCAGGGCGGTAATCACCCGGCTGAAAGAAACTCTCGGCCGCCTGGACGTACTCAGGCAGAGCGAGGAGGTGGCGCTGCGGGGCTACGAGATCAGCCAGGCGCGGTTCGTCAACGGAGATATCACCAGCCAGGACCTGGCGCTCAACCGCGTAAGGCTGACCAATGCCCGCCAGAACTACCTGTCGGCGTTTATCGCCTACCAGCTGGCTGTCGCCGACCTGAAACGCAACACGCTCTACGACTGGGAGAACGGCAGGAGCCTAGTCGAGGACGCGAGTTGACCGGCCGGAGCGGGAACAACGGAATGCTGATCGAATTGAATGAAATAGCCAAGATCTACCGGGTGGGCAACTACGACGTGCACGCTCTTCGCGGGGTGGACCTGCGGATAGATGAGAACGAGTACGTGGCGATCATGGGCCCCTCGGGCTCCGGCAAATCCACGCTGATGAATATCCTGGGATGCCTGGACACGCCGAGTTCGGGGACCCACTATTTCGCCGGAGAGCTGGTGAGTTCGCTCAGCGACGACGCCCTGGCCGGTATCCGTAACCGCCGGATCGGCTTCGTGTTCCAGACCTTCAACCTTCTTCCCCGCACCGACGCGCTGACCAACGTGGCGCTGCCGCTGGTATACAGCGGAGCCAGCCCCGAGCAGCGGGTCGAGGCGGCCGGACGGGCGCTGGCCCGGGTCGGGCTGGCCGACAGGATGGAGCACAGGCCCAACGAGCTTTCCGGCGGACAGCGCCAGCGGGTGGCGATCGCCCGGGCCCTGGTCAACAACCCGTCGATTATCCTCGCCGATGAGCCGACCGGCAACCTGGATTCAAAGACCGGCGAGGAGATCATGAGGATATTCAATGCGCTTCACCAGCAGGGTAACACGATTATCCTGGTGACCCACGAAGAGTATCTCGCGGCCAACGCCAGCCGGATTGTCCGCCTGATGGACGGCCATATCGAAAGCGATCGGGTTGTGTCCAGAGATTGAACGCGCTGAAATTGCGGAAACAAGTCAGGGTGCGGACTGTCGGCTATCCATCTCGAGAAAATCCAATCCTGGAGGAGGCACTATAATGTTAGCCGGCCTCACATGGCCCTGAACCACCTGACTCCCCGGCAATACCGGGCATCTGAGCCAAACTTAACCTCCAATCCCAACTTTATGACTGGTACATGAATGGGGGCAAGCTCACCCAAAAACATAATAGAGTTGATTCAGGCGTTGGCGGTTTGACTGCTCTACTATTCAATGAAATCTTTTTTCGGGAGGCAGGTCACTCTGAGGGGGAAGTATCTTTTTTCCTGCTCAGGCCCAGAAAATAATTGATACTCCTGATGAAAACGGATAATTTTTCGTAGAGATGATGGGAATCTCTCGATGCAAGCTTAAAAGGACGAAAGATTTCGCTCAAAATCAAAAAATTAAACCATCTTTGGCAGTTTTAATTTTGATATGGGGAATGTCGAATTAACTGCTTTCAGCCCTGTTCTCCCGGTGAGAACCGTTGTCCGGCCGTCCCCCAGCCGACCCGGAGCACCCCATGAGCAAGAGCAGGCCAGCAAGCCAATCAATTTATCTGCCGGACATTTTTACCATCGGATCGGTGTCGGAGCTGTCTCCCACGGAAAAGCTGTTCCGGCTGGAATTTCCCGCCGGCAAAAGTTTCATGCACAAGCCGGGCCAGTTTATCCAGCTTTCTCTGGCCGGCTACGGCGAAGCACCGATTTCTATCTCCAATTCGCCCACACGGGGCGGTTACCTTGAACTGGGTATCCGACAGGCAGGCACCCTGACCGGGGCCATGCATCGGCTGAAACCCGGCGACAATGTGGGAGTGCGCGGCCCGTTCGGCAGTTGTTTCGAAGTCGGCGGCCTGCGGAGCAACGACCTGCTGCTGATTGCCGGTGGCTGCGGGATGGCCCCCCTTCGCTCGCTGATCCAGTACTGCGAGGACCGCCGGAAGGAGTTTGGCCGGGTGACGATCCTCTACGGGGCCAAAACTCCGGCAGACCTGCTCTACAAGGACGAACTGAGCGCCTGGGAAAATTCGGACAGCCTGGATTGCCTGACCACGGTGGACAGCGACGGAGGTGATGCCAGCTACAGGGGCCACACGGGTTTTGTCCCGGCGTTGATCGAGCCGCTCGCTGTTGATCCTGACAATACCCGGGCCGTGATCGTCGGGCCGCCGCTGATGTACAGGCCGGTTATCGGGGAACTGCGAAAAAAAGGCCTGGAGGAAAGCCGGATTACGGTTTCCCTGGAGCGCCATATGAAATGCGGTATTGGTAAATGCGGCCATTGCGCGATCGAGCACCTCTACTGCTGCCTGGACGGGCCCGTATTCCCACTCCAGGATGTAAGCGAATTGTGGGGAGCGCTATGAGTAAGACCCTGACGACATGCCCCTACTGCGGGACCGGCTGCACTTTTTATCTGGTGGGCGACGGCTATGGGGAACTCATCGGGGTGGAACCCGCCACCGGCCATCCCTCGACCCGGGGCCAGCTTTGCGTCAAGGGCTGGAATGCTTTCAATTTCGTCAACCATCCCGACCGCCTGAAGACCCCCCTGATCAAAACCAATGGGAAATTCAGGGAGGCCGGCTGGGACGAGGCCCTGGGACTGGTCAGCGATAAATTACAGGAACTGGCGGCCAAATACGGCAGCGATTCGCTGATGTTCCAATCCTCGGCCAAGACGACCAATGAGGAAAATTACCTGTTGATGAAACTGGCCCGGGCTGTCTTCAAAACCAACAACATAGATCATTGCG is a genomic window containing:
- a CDS encoding TolC family protein; this encodes MNLKMRIAGLILCLTPATAQLAAQLEPVDLTVDDAIELALERGYRARVERLNLIRAEQLVKASKGRFRTQITMQLNAPDFQESVQPFRIPNEVPYYNTTGRLRWQSRLTITQPLPTDGRISLNSNLYQTRESVFRDQLNTTDKDKRFYTSLRLELRQPLFVPNTLKLGLERANLQHELAQRDFTRTELDVVYQVTESFFNLYRTKRELEIAREEVEQQQESYNLAQRKFEAGLIPEVDALQMEVDLAQSRNNMLSAEGSLSQQEDLFKLTVGLPLEERVDVTTELRIRRFEVDQRQAVEHGLAYRSEIREREINRRLAEITLEQTDAQSAISGVISAYYDLTGVSDPLLDYGSSVSRLFRSSIEDLKQRPKNRGVTFTLSLPIWDSGVNRAEVAEARATLQVTGLSEEEERRRVTREIRAVITRLKETLGRLDVLRQSEEVALRGYEISQARFVNGDITSQDLALNRVRLTNARQNYLSAFIAYQLAVADLKRNTLYDWENGRSLVEDAS
- a CDS encoding ABC transporter ATP-binding protein — protein: MLIELNEIAKIYRVGNYDVHALRGVDLRIDENEYVAIMGPSGSGKSTLMNILGCLDTPSSGTHYFAGELVSSLSDDALAGIRNRRIGFVFQTFNLLPRTDALTNVALPLVYSGASPEQRVEAAGRALARVGLADRMEHRPNELSGGQRQRVAIARALVNNPSIILADEPTGNLDSKTGEEIMRIFNALHQQGNTIILVTHEEYLAANASRIVRLMDGHIESDRVVSRD
- a CDS encoding transposase; amino-acid sequence: MSAIHLEKIQSWRRHYNVSRPHMALNHLTPRQYRASEPNLTSNPNFMTGT
- a CDS encoding oxidoreductase — protein: MSKSRPASQSIYLPDIFTIGSVSELSPTEKLFRLEFPAGKSFMHKPGQFIQLSLAGYGEAPISISNSPTRGGYLELGIRQAGTLTGAMHRLKPGDNVGVRGPFGSCFEVGGLRSNDLLLIAGGCGMAPLRSLIQYCEDRRKEFGRVTILYGAKTPADLLYKDELSAWENSDSLDCLTTVDSDGGDASYRGHTGFVPALIEPLAVDPDNTRAVIVGPPLMYRPVIGELRKKGLEESRITVSLERHMKCGIGKCGHCAIEHLYCCLDGPVFPLQDVSELWGAL